GGCTACACCGAGTGGGAGTAACGCCCGCATAGCGGCTTCACAATGCGCGTTCTCGGCATCGAAGGCACAGCCTGGGCAGCCAGTGCTGCGATCTTCGAGGCGGACGACAGTGAGCTTCGAGATCCCTCGGCGGCCGCCAGTGGCGACCATGTCTTCATCGAGACCGACGCCTACCAGCCCGATAGCGGCGGCATCCACCCCCGCGAGGCCGCAGAACACATGGGAGAGGCGATCCCGGCTGTCGTCGAGCGCGCTCTCGAACACGCCCGCGAGCGAGCGCCCGACACGGAGACGGGCCCGCCCATCGACGCCGTCGCCTTCTCGCGTGGCCCCGGCCTGGGACCGTGTCTGCGGATCGTCGGGACGGCGGCGCGGGCGGTCGCCCAGCGGTTCGACGTGGCGCTGGTCGGCGTCAACCACATGGTCGCACACCTCGAAGTCGGGCGCTACTTCTCGGGGTTTTCCGCGCCCATCTGCCTGAACGCCTCGGGTGCCAACGCGCACGTCCTCGGGTACCGCTCGGGACGATATCGCGTGCTCGGCGAGACGATGGACACCGGCGTCGGCAACGCCCTCGACAAGTTCACGCGCCACGTCGGCTGGTCTCACCCCGGCGGTCCCAAGGTCGAAGACCACGCGACGCGCGGGACGTACGTCGATCTCCCCTACGTGGTCAAGGGGATGGACTTCTCTTTCTCGGGGATCATGTCCGCCGCCAAGCAGGCAACCGACCGCGGTACGCCGGTCGAAGACGTCTGTCGCGGACTCGAGGAGACGATCTTCGCGATGCTGACCGAAGTCGCCGAGCGCGCCCTCTCGCTGACCGACGCCGACGAACTCGTCCTCGGGGGCGGCGTCGGCCAGAACGAGCGTCTCCGCTCGATGCTCGCGGAGATGTGTACACAGCGCGGTGCGGAGTTCTACGCGCCCGAGCCCCGCTTTCTCCGAGACAACGCCGGGATGATCGCGATTCTGGGCGCGCGGATGTACGCGGCCGGCGACACGCTGTCGATACCCGACTCCGGCATCGACTCTGACTTCCGGCCCGATCAGGTCGAGGTGACCTGGGACGCGGGCGAACCGGTCGCCCGCGTTGGCGGCGACGCCGACGAGATTCAGGGGGCCGAAGCGCTCGTCCGCTTCGAGGGCGACCGCGTGATCAAGGAGCGCCGTCCCCGCTCGTATCGCCACCCGAAACTGGACGAGCGGCTGCGCTCGGAGCGCACCAGACAAGAGGCCCGCCTCACCAGCGAGGCCCGCCGGCACGGCGTTCCGACGCCGGTGATCTACGACGTGGACCCACGGGACGCCCGGATCGTCTTCCAGCGGGTCGGTCAGCGAGAACTGCGCGACGGGCTGACCGAGGAGCGAGTCCGGGCGGTCGGCCGGCACCTCGCTGCGATCCACGACGCCGGCTTCGTCCACGGCGATCCGACGACGCGGAACGTCCGCGTCGGGGAAGGCGACCCCGGCGTCTTCCTCATCGACTTCGGACTGGGCTACTACACGCGAGACACCGAGGACCACGCGATGGACCTGCACGTCCTCGATCAGTCGCTGGCCGGGACCACCGACGACGCCGAGCGGCTCCGGGCCGCCGTGGCCGACGCCTACCGGACCGCAAGCGAGCGCGACGACACCGTCCTCGACCGTCTCGACGCGATCGAGGATCGCGGCCGATACCAGTGAAAATTAAGTGGGCTCCGCCAGACCGGTCCTGACATGGACGACGCACTCGTCGTACTCGATACGGACGAACGCGGTCGCGAACTGTTGACCGAGGCCGCGCAGCTGGCCGGTGGCGCAGACGCGCGACTCCACGTGCTCTCCTTGCTCACTCACGAGGCGTTCGAAGAGAAACGCGACTCGCTCGACGCCGTGGCCGAGGAGGAACACACGAGCTACGACGACAGCGCGATCATGGACGACGTTCACCAGGAGGCGGCGGCGGTCGTCGAGGAGGTCGTCGGCGACTACGACGTCGAGTGGGACGTCCTCGCGGGACGCATCGGACAGGCCGAAAACGAGGCCGACCGCATCCTCGAAGCCGCCGCGGACAACGACATCGACCACGTGTTTCTCACCGGCGACCAGCGGTCCCCGACCGGCAAGGCGGTGTTCGGCGACCGCGCCCAGGCCGTGATTATCAACTTCGACGGCCCCGTCACCTCACTGCTTGGCTGAGCGAGGAAAAACGACTTAACGCGGCGTGCCGTACCGGATTCCATGGCCGACAAACCACAGTCCGGCGAACTCTTCGGAGTGCCGTACAACTTCGAACGCCCGAGCGTTCGACGGATGCTGTCCTCGTACTGGCAACCCGGCGACTCGATGCTCGTCGAGAAACCGTTCGGAATCGGGTACTCGCTGAACCTCGCCAACTGGCGCTCCTGGGTCGTCCTCGCGGTCGTCGGCGCACTGGTCTGGCAAGAGCAGGGCGGCGTCGAGACGGAGCCAGACGCCGAGGACGAAGCGGTCGAAGTCGTCGTCGACTGAGTCGCGAACATCGACGGCTATTTTCCCGTCCTCGCCCGACTCGCGGTATGCTCAAGTTCGTCACGACCAACCCCGGGAAGGTCCACGAAGCCAGGGAGTACCTGGGCGCGGAGACGGTCGAGCAGTTCGACTTCGACTACACCGAGGTGCAGGGCGACGACCTCGCGGCCGTCGCCGCCCACGGCGCACGCGAGGCCTACCGGGCGGTCGGTGAGCCGGTCATCGTCGACGACTCCGGTCTGTTCGTCGACGCGCTCGATGGGTTCCCCGGTCCGTACTCGTCGTACGTCGAAGACCGGCTCGGCATCGAGCGGGTCTGGCGACTCACCGAACCGGAAGACGACCACAGCGCCGCCTTCGAGACCGTCGTCGCCTACTGCGACGGCGACGGTTTCGAGGCTGCACCCAGCTCCGTCGATCACGACGACCGGCGCGGCCACGATCTGGCTGCCGACGAGCGGGGCGGAGCGACCACCGACGCGCAGGTCGACGGTGCGGCGCTCCCGGTGAAGCTGTTCCGCGGGCGCGTCCCCGGGACGATCGTCGCGCCGCGAGGGGACGGCGGCTTCGGCTTCGACCCGATCTTCGAACACGACGGCGCGACCTTCGCCGAGATGGACACCGAGCGGAAAAACGCCGTCAGCCACCGGGGCCGGGCGCTTTCGACGTTCGCCGAGTGGGTCGAGACGACGGGTCGGATCGATGGCTAACGAGCGAGCCCACACCCACCGGTCCCGTCGACCATCGCTGTGCGCGAGCGACGGCCCTGGAGTGGGTGACGCGTGACCAGCGAACGGGAGACGGCCGGGACGGCGCTGATCACGGGTGCAAGCGCCGGGATCGGTGCGGCGCTGGCCCGGGAGTTCGCCCGCCACGGACACGACCTCGTTCTCGTGGCCCGCCGGGCGGCCCGCCTCGAATCACTCGCGGCCGACCTCGAACGCTACGGCGTCACGACTCACGTCGTCGCGATGGATCTAGCGGCGGACGACGCGCCCGATCGGCTGTGGGCGACGCTGGCGGACCGTGGCATCGCCGTCCAGACGCTGGTCAACAACGTCGGCGTCGGCACGCACGGCCCCTTCGCGGAGAGCGACCCCGACGAGGAGCGGACACAGCTCCGGCTCAACGTCTCGGTGCTCGTCGAACTGACCCGCCGGTTTCTCGACGGCCGGGACGCCGGGCAGGTGCTCAACGTCGGCTCGGTCGCGGGCTTCGTCCCCGGCGCGTACATGGCTGGCTACTACGCCAGCAAGGCCTACGTCAACAGCTTCTCCCAGGCACTGGCGGCCGAACACCGGGACAGCGCCGTCGACGTGACGGTGCTGTGTCCCGGCCCGACCGAGACGGAGTTCCAGGAGCGGGCGGGGATGGGCGACTCGGCGGTCGGTCGTACCCTCTGTGACACGCCCGAACGGGTGGCGCGGGCGGGATACCGGGGACTCCAGCGCGGCGAGGCCGTCGTCGTGCCGGGGCTGGCGATGACCGTGCTCGTGGGGCTGCTCTCGTTCGTCCCGCGCCCACTCCAGCGGTGGGGGAGTCGGCTCGTCAACGGGAACCGTTGACGGCGACCTACGCTCGCGGGTCGCTGTCCGGTCCGGGGTAGTCGCCGTCGTGGGTCGCCTCGTACACCGCCGCGGGGTCGAACAGCCGGGCGAACGCGTCCGGCGGACGGACGCTGAGGTCGGCGTGGGGCTGGATCGACAGCCCCGTCCTGGCCGACCGGAGCGTGTCGTCGTACGACAGCAGGTGCGTGGCCTCGCCGCGGTAGGCGGCGGCCAGCCCCGGATGGTCGTCGGGCGGGTGCTCGACGCAGTGACACGCCGTCGTCACGCGCTCGCGCCAGTCGCTGGCCAGCGAGGGGTCTGCGAGATCGGCGATCACCGCCTCGGCGTCGTCCAGCAGCGGGACGCTGGCGACCAGCGTCACCCAGTCGTGTCGGCGCACGTGATCGAGCGCGGCGCGGGCGTCCCCACCGACGAGGAGGTCCGCGGCGAGTACGTCGGCGTCGGCCACGACTCGGGTCGACTCATCCGTCACGGCGTCGCTCCTCCAGTGCCGAACGCACGCTCTCGACGCTCGTCTCGTACGCCGTCGCTCGCTCGAAGAGTGCCGCCCAGGTCATGTTCGAGGTGAGGCACGCGCGAGAGAAAAACCCACGGACTACGCCGCCGTCGAACGCCCGTCTGACGGGTATTTATGTACGGTCGTTCTGACCCGTCGACACGGGCGCGCACACCGACTGTACATTCAGTCTCCCATCCTCCCGAGCGCGCCCGGACACCGCAACCCACCCCTCTCTTTCGTCCGCGAGCCGACGCGCTGAAACCAGATCCCACAGAGACTTACGTCGGCCCCACGCAGTGGACGCCGAAGCGATGAGCAACACCGCCACAGAGCAGACCAGACCGGGCTTCCCGGGCGTCAGCGTCGTCGAGGCGCTCGGCGTCCTCGCCGTCTTGCTGGCGCTGCAGTTCGTCTACGCCGCGAGTGGCTTCGCCGACGGTGTCCTGACGATCGCCCACCGGATCGCCTACATCATGACGACCGCGCTGGCCTGTACCTGGACGCTGCGGCTCCACGACGGCTTCTCGCTGAAGTTCATGGGCGTCACGGTCGTCCTCGTCGCGGGCGGGATCGTCTCGATCGTCGCGTTCGCGACCGCACCGCCCCTGGCCGTGACTGCCGCCGCGATCGCCGTGCCGGTGGTCTTCGGGATCGTGGTCCGTCTCACCGACGCGCTCCCCAACTGGACGGGGACCCACACGACCCTCCTGCTGGTCGTGCTCGGCACGACGGCGATGTTCGTCGCGGCCGCCCCCCGCGACGTCGGCTCGCTCGCGTCCGTCGGCTTCGGGATCGAGATCGTCCCCGTCACCGACGGCCTGTCCAGCCGGCTCGAAATCGTCCGGGACGGCGTGACCAGCGTCGTCCACGCGCCGCTCGCGGTCGTGGGTGCCGGGCTGTACGTCCTCGGTCGAGTGTTCGAGTGACACTGCCGGCTGCCGGGCCGTCCCGACAATTAGCGAGAGAGTTCTTCCCGACCGCTCGCAGCCGTGGGGGCGACTCCTCGCTACTCTGCTGGGTACTTCGGCTCTCGGCGCTCTGCCCGTTCGAGCGCGCGTTCGACGACCGCTCGCACGTCGCCCTCGAAGACGCTGCCGTGGCCGGCGTACATCGCCCCGACCGACGCGGGGAGCCGGTCGAGGAGGTTCCGAATCGACTCGATGAGCCGCTCGCGAGACTGATCTGGGGCGTCCGTCCGGCCGAAGCTCCCGTCGTCGAACGCGCCGTCGTCGTGGACGACCACGTCGCCGGAGAACAGCGCCGTCTCGGAGACCAGCGAGACGTGGTCGTCGGCGTGGCCCGGCGTGTACACGACCGTACAGTCGTGGTCGCCGACCGTGACGGTGTCCTCGTCGGCGAGCGCGTGGTCTCGTCGCGGGTGCTCGCCGTAGGCGTACAGTTCGGCGTCGAACGCGTCCAGGACGGCGGCCAGCTCCGCGACGTGGTCGCCGTGCTGGTGGGTCAGAACGACCCGATCGAGTTCGTCGACGTGGTCTCTGATCGCGTCCACGACGCCGGCGTACGCACCGGCGTCGACCAGCGTCGTCCGTTCGCCCGTGACCAGATAGGCGTTGCAGGTGAACGTCTCTGCGCCGTCGGTGACGGTGTAGACTGCCATCGTTCCCGCTAGGGGTGGCTCGTGTTTCAGACTGCCGGCTGTCCGGTGAGAGACGCCATCCCCGAGGTGATGACGGTGTGCCACGGCGGCGTCCTGTAGCTTCACTGTCGTGTTCTGTGGCGGTAGCGGCAAAACCGCCGAGTGATTTATCACGGGGAATCTATAATGGTTACATGTATGGGGTTTGGGAGCTACGACGAATCCGAACAAGACAACCAGGAGTACGACACAGAGTACGACGACGAGGATGGACTGTCCACCTCGGAAAACGAGCACGACGGTGACGTGGAG
Above is a genomic segment from Halomicrobium sp. LC1Hm containing:
- a CDS encoding bifunctional N(6)-L-threonylcarbamoyladenine synthase/serine/threonine protein kinase, coding for MRVLGIEGTAWAASAAIFEADDSELRDPSAAASGDHVFIETDAYQPDSGGIHPREAAEHMGEAIPAVVERALEHARERAPDTETGPPIDAVAFSRGPGLGPCLRIVGTAARAVAQRFDVALVGVNHMVAHLEVGRYFSGFSAPICLNASGANAHVLGYRSGRYRVLGETMDTGVGNALDKFTRHVGWSHPGGPKVEDHATRGTYVDLPYVVKGMDFSFSGIMSAAKQATDRGTPVEDVCRGLEETIFAMLTEVAERALSLTDADELVLGGGVGQNERLRSMLAEMCTQRGAEFYAPEPRFLRDNAGMIAILGARMYAAGDTLSIPDSGIDSDFRPDQVEVTWDAGEPVARVGGDADEIQGAEALVRFEGDRVIKERRPRSYRHPKLDERLRSERTRQEARLTSEARRHGVPTPVIYDVDPRDARIVFQRVGQRELRDGLTEERVRAVGRHLAAIHDAGFVHGDPTTRNVRVGEGDPGVFLIDFGLGYYTRDTEDHAMDLHVLDQSLAGTTDDAERLRAAVADAYRTASERDDTVLDRLDAIEDRGRYQ
- a CDS encoding universal stress protein; amino-acid sequence: MDDALVVLDTDERGRELLTEAAQLAGGADARLHVLSLLTHEAFEEKRDSLDAVAEEEHTSYDDSAIMDDVHQEAAAVVEEVVGDYDVEWDVLAGRIGQAENEADRILEAAADNDIDHVFLTGDQRSPTGKAVFGDRAQAVIINFDGPVTSLLG
- a CDS encoding DUF5808 domain-containing protein, with product MADKPQSGELFGVPYNFERPSVRRMLSSYWQPGDSMLVEKPFGIGYSLNLANWRSWVVLAVVGALVWQEQGGVETEPDAEDEAVEVVVD
- a CDS encoding non-canonical purine NTP pyrophosphatase, with amino-acid sequence MLKFVTTNPGKVHEAREYLGAETVEQFDFDYTEVQGDDLAAVAAHGAREAYRAVGEPVIVDDSGLFVDALDGFPGPYSSYVEDRLGIERVWRLTEPEDDHSAAFETVVAYCDGDGFEAAPSSVDHDDRRGHDLAADERGGATTDAQVDGAALPVKLFRGRVPGTIVAPRGDGGFGFDPIFEHDGATFAEMDTERKNAVSHRGRALSTFAEWVETTGRIDG
- a CDS encoding SDR family oxidoreductase, which gives rise to MTSERETAGTALITGASAGIGAALAREFARHGHDLVLVARRAARLESLAADLERYGVTTHVVAMDLAADDAPDRLWATLADRGIAVQTLVNNVGVGTHGPFAESDPDEERTQLRLNVSVLVELTRRFLDGRDAGQVLNVGSVAGFVPGAYMAGYYASKAYVNSFSQALAAEHRDSAVDVTVLCPGPTETEFQERAGMGDSAVGRTLCDTPERVARAGYRGLQRGEAVVVPGLAMTVLVGLLSFVPRPLQRWGSRLVNGNR
- a CDS encoding MBL fold metallo-hydrolase, producing the protein MAVYTVTDGAETFTCNAYLVTGERTTLVDAGAYAGVVDAIRDHVDELDRVVLTHQHGDHVAELAAVLDAFDAELYAYGEHPRRDHALADEDTVTVGDHDCTVVYTPGHADDHVSLVSETALFSGDVVVHDDGAFDDGSFGRTDAPDQSRERLIESIRNLLDRLPASVGAMYAGHGSVFEGDVRAVVERALERAERREPKYPAE
- a CDS encoding DUF5786 family protein; its protein translation is MGFGSYDESEQDNQEYDTEYDDEDGLSTSENEHDGDVEFEFTASNDELLDRLDDIKGENT